In Halococcus saccharolyticus DSM 5350, one genomic interval encodes:
- a CDS encoding penicillin acylase family protein, whose amino-acid sequence MDTDLTRRALVGAILAGGVGASTFSPIRGYLERFAPLSGSAWDATDPPESRTIESPYGTAEVRYDEYGVPNVTGESEEAVYFAVGYAQARDRAFQLDLQRRQMRGELSAVVGDQTLDSDEFNVKMDFAGAAQVTWESLADSRAGALTEAYAAGVNEIMTDDPSALEFSLLEYEPDPWTPVDTILMQKQIAWTLTGSFRTLRTALVADRLGEEVANELYPSRLDHESPIIRDQQTGQENRKRARSQTEHEPSTHTVDPALADWLSQFESPSGIGSNSWVVSGEHTASGAPIVANDPHLSLMAPPVWYEMNLSLPETSVRGVTFPGVPFVVIGENDAGAWGFTNTGVDVIDFYRYDTRDGEYRYEGEWREFDTEQRTIAVSDGEDRQVTVRKTVHGPVIEREGARVGVAWTGHTAESTPQAIYEFSRSEGVDDIVAATENFDVPTQNLVYADRDGNTLYYVTGKIPIRTTDGEEVPGDRIFDGSASEGEWQGFTPFGTSSWEGFVPFEEKPHVMNPNYIGTANQRVVDDPEHYLAEAYSDPYRGIRIYDRLDRRVRSDEPIDPEFVKDLQRDTLDLRAEALVPLLVEVARAADDTTAIGQYVDALDEWDHRMDRDSLAALVFARWFEQYRERVFGPTFSDHDLDASYYPNDWVLQHLGPNSRWFEGRSRAEVMLDALDAAIERIENAEYDTYGGYNTTGAMTHPLGLAFLNYPAMAVDGSRETVNNYAVENPTGSSWRMVCPMDGSSSSVIPGGNSGEYFSDHYDDQLRMWADVEYKSMSREIQGETTLTFEGEDGQ is encoded by the coding sequence ATGGACACCGATCTCACGCGACGCGCGCTCGTGGGGGCGATCCTCGCGGGCGGTGTCGGCGCGAGCACGTTCTCGCCAATCAGGGGATATCTCGAACGGTTCGCGCCGCTCTCGGGATCGGCGTGGGACGCGACCGATCCGCCGGAATCCCGAACGATCGAGAGTCCATACGGGACTGCCGAGGTGCGCTACGACGAGTACGGCGTGCCAAACGTCACCGGCGAGAGCGAGGAAGCAGTTTATTTTGCGGTCGGCTATGCCCAGGCGCGCGACCGTGCCTTCCAGCTGGACCTCCAGCGCCGACAGATGCGCGGCGAGCTGTCGGCTGTCGTCGGCGATCAAACCCTTGACTCCGACGAGTTCAACGTGAAGATGGACTTCGCGGGCGCGGCGCAAGTGACATGGGAATCGCTCGCGGATTCTAGGGCGGGTGCGCTCACCGAGGCCTATGCGGCGGGCGTCAACGAGATCATGACGGACGACCCGTCGGCGCTCGAATTTTCCTTACTAGAGTACGAACCCGACCCGTGGACGCCGGTCGACACGATCCTGATGCAAAAGCAGATCGCGTGGACGCTTACGGGGAGCTTCCGGACGCTCCGAACAGCGCTCGTGGCCGACCGGCTCGGCGAGGAAGTTGCGAACGAGCTCTACCCGTCGCGGCTCGATCACGAGTCGCCAATCATCCGCGACCAGCAAACCGGCCAAGAGAATCGAAAGCGGGCGCGGAGCCAGACCGAACACGAACCGTCGACGCACACCGTCGATCCCGCACTCGCCGATTGGTTGAGCCAGTTCGAGTCGCCGTCGGGGATCGGCTCGAACAGTTGGGTCGTTTCGGGCGAACACACCGCAAGCGGCGCGCCGATCGTGGCGAACGACCCGCATCTGAGCCTGATGGCCCCGCCCGTCTGGTACGAAATGAACCTCAGTCTCCCGGAAACGAGCGTTCGCGGCGTGACCTTTCCGGGGGTGCCGTTCGTGGTCATCGGCGAGAACGACGCCGGTGCGTGGGGATTCACGAACACCGGTGTGGACGTGATCGACTTCTATCGCTACGACACGCGGGACGGCGAGTACCGATACGAGGGTGAGTGGCGCGAGTTCGACACCGAGCAGCGGACCATCGCGGTCAGCGACGGTGAGGACAGGCAGGTGACCGTTAGGAAGACCGTTCACGGCCCGGTCATCGAGCGCGAGGGAGCACGCGTCGGAGTCGCGTGGACCGGCCACACCGCGGAGTCGACGCCCCAGGCGATCTACGAGTTCAGCCGGAGCGAGGGGGTCGACGACATCGTGGCTGCCACGGAGAACTTCGACGTGCCAACGCAGAATCTCGTGTACGCAGACCGCGACGGCAACACGCTCTACTACGTCACCGGCAAGATTCCGATTCGAACCACCGACGGCGAAGAAGTTCCGGGGGACCGGATCTTCGATGGGTCGGCCAGCGAGGGCGAGTGGCAGGGGTTCACGCCCTTCGGCACCTCCTCGTGGGAGGGGTTCGTGCCGTTCGAGGAGAAGCCACACGTGATGAACCCCAACTACATCGGGACGGCGAACCAGCGGGTCGTGGACGATCCCGAGCATTACCTCGCCGAAGCGTACTCCGATCCGTACCGTGGCATCCGGATTTACGACCGGCTCGACCGACGAGTCCGATCGGACGAGCCGATCGACCCGGAGTTCGTGAAGGACCTCCAGCGCGATACGCTTGACTTGCGCGCCGAAGCGCTCGTGCCGCTGCTCGTCGAAGTGGCGCGCGCAGCGGACGATACGACGGCGATCGGGCAGTACGTCGACGCACTCGACGAGTGGGACCACCGGATGGACCGCGACTCGCTCGCGGCGCTGGTGTTCGCACGATGGTTCGAGCAGTATCGCGAGCGGGTGTTCGGCCCGACCTTCAGTGACCACGACCTCGACGCGTCGTACTACCCGAACGACTGGGTGCTCCAACATCTCGGTCCCAACAGTCGGTGGTTCGAGGGACGCTCGCGCGCCGAAGTCATGCTCGACGCACTCGATGCGGCGATCGAGAGGATCGAGAACGCCGAGTACGACACCTACGGCGGGTACAACACCACCGGCGCGATGACCCATCCGCTCGGGCTCGCCTTTCTCAATTACCCCGCGATGGCGGTCGACGGCTCGCGCGAGACGGTGAACAACTACGCCGTCGAGAACCCCACGGGGAGCAGCTGGCGGATGGTCTGCCCAATGGACGGGTCGTCGTCGTCGGTGATTCCCGGCGGGAACTCCGGGGAGTACTTCTCCGACCACTACGACGACCAGCTCCGGATGTGGGCCGACGTCGAGTACAAGTCGATGAGCCGGGAGATCCAGGGCGAGACGACACTCACGTTCGAAGGGGAGGACGGCCAATGA
- the rpl7ae gene encoding 50S ribosomal protein L7Ae: MSVYVTYDVPADLEDDAIEALEVARDTGTVKKGTNETTKAVERDSAELVYIAEDVSPEEIVMHLPELADEKEIPFVFVETQDDVGHAAGLEVGSAAAAIVDAGDADEQVEDITTKVEDLR; this comes from the coding sequence ATGTCAGTATACGTCACCTATGACGTCCCGGCGGATCTCGAGGACGACGCCATCGAGGCGCTCGAAGTCGCCCGGGACACCGGCACGGTAAAGAAAGGGACCAACGAGACGACCAAGGCTGTCGAGCGTGACAGCGCCGAACTCGTCTACATCGCCGAGGACGTGAGTCCCGAGGAGATCGTGATGCACCTGCCAGAGCTCGCCGACGAGAAGGAGATCCCCTTCGTGTTCGTCGAGACCCAGGACGATGTCGGCCACGCCGCGGGTCTCGAGGTCGGCAGCGCCGCGGCGGCTATCGTCGACGCGGGCGACGCCGACGAGCAGGTCGAGGACATCACGACCAAGGTCGAGGACCTCCGATAG
- a CDS encoding 50S ribosomal protein L24e produces the protein MVRTRSCDYCGTDIEPGTGTMFVHVDGRVVHYCSSKCENNADLGRAARDLEWTAEGQRMAGSEAGTADEVEQVAAEPPEEEADTVADEVDTVPDESEAEAVAAAAGDAGSRSGEPAGDTDDRVDDTAEADTEELDEIEGRPAGGREDEDKTSSAADADEAEANVDDEETVRDTDEDTDE, from the coding sequence ATGGTTCGCACGCGTTCGTGTGATTACTGCGGCACGGACATCGAGCCCGGTACCGGGACGATGTTCGTCCACGTCGACGGGCGCGTCGTCCACTACTGCTCGTCGAAGTGTGAGAACAACGCCGACCTCGGCCGGGCCGCGCGTGACCTCGAATGGACCGCCGAGGGCCAGCGAATGGCGGGCAGCGAGGCCGGCACGGCCGACGAAGTCGAACAGGTCGCTGCCGAGCCGCCCGAAGAGGAGGCCGACACCGTCGCCGACGAGGTCGACACGGTACCGGACGAGTCCGAGGCCGAGGCGGTCGCCGCCGCGGCGGGCGACGCTGGCTCGCGATCGGGTGAGCCGGCGGGCGACACCGACGATCGGGTCGACGACACCGCCGAAGCCGACACCGAGGAACTCGACGAGATCGAGGGCCGGCCGGCCGGCGGTCGCGAGGACGAGGACAAGACGTCCTCCGCGGCCGACGCCGACGAGGCCGAGGCAAACGTCGATGACGAGGAGACGGTTCGCGACACCGACGAGGACACCGACGAATGA
- the ndk gene encoding nucleoside-diphosphate kinase, giving the protein MSHHDERTFVMAKPDAVQRGLIGEIVSRLEGKGLTMVGGKFMQIDEELAHEHYAEHEGKPFFEGLVEFITSGPVFAMVWEGADATRQVRRLMGETDAQEAAPGTIRGDLGNDLGHNLIHGSDHEDEGANEREIELFFDDSELVDWEHDTAAWVYEDADDH; this is encoded by the coding sequence ATGAGCCACCACGACGAGCGGACGTTCGTGATGGCGAAGCCCGACGCGGTCCAGCGCGGGCTGATCGGCGAGATCGTCTCCCGGCTCGAAGGGAAAGGTCTCACGATGGTCGGCGGGAAGTTCATGCAGATCGACGAGGAGCTCGCCCACGAACACTACGCCGAACACGAGGGCAAGCCCTTCTTCGAGGGGCTCGTCGAGTTCATCACCTCTGGACCCGTGTTCGCGATGGTCTGGGAGGGCGCTGACGCCACACGCCAGGTCCGCCGACTGATGGGGGAAACCGACGCCCAGGAGGCCGCCCCGGGAACGATTCGTGGCGATCTCGGCAACGATCTCGGTCACAACTTGATCCACGGGAGCGACCACGAGGACGAAGGGGCCAACGAGCGCGAGATCGAGCTGTTCTTCGACGATAGCGAACTCGTCGACTGGGAACACGACACCGCGGCGTGGGTCTACGAGGACGCGGACGACCACTGA
- a CDS encoding 30S ribosomal protein S28e — MSAEEESDSTPAEVIEVVGKTGMHGEAMQVKCRIQGGENRGRIITRNCLGPVREGDVLQLRETAREADAIGGR; from the coding sequence ATGAGCGCAGAAGAGGAGTCCGACTCCACGCCCGCCGAAGTCATCGAGGTCGTCGGCAAGACCGGGATGCATGGCGAGGCGATGCAGGTCAAATGCCGCATCCAGGGCGGCGAGAACCGGGGACGAATCATCACACGGAACTGTCTCGGCCCCGTCCGCGAGGGCGACGTGCTCCAGCTCAGGGAGACCGCTCGCGAGGCCGACGCCATCGGGGGTCGCTGA